The following proteins are co-located in the Silene latifolia isolate original U9 population chromosome 1, ASM4854445v1, whole genome shotgun sequence genome:
- the LOC141657869 gene encoding uncharacterized protein LOC141657869, producing the protein MCAADDGRMESRAHLFRDCSVAQRIWASLDLGIRVNCAPSMDIGDWIVNWMSFLGKLEGAIPRLIKFLGTLWCLWVVRNRVVFQEATFHPQMFYGIWRSAVDVVLEAWEEGDKVRGVDKEVGGSLTYSPMEPMEPRDGHPFYVVGAASSCATIKVMVDARWKSVKEAAIGWVAIAADGTTLFHRGIKIKAQSAMQAEAIGLKDVLIWARDQGIRHLDVSTDCLKLLLQITGRELMHHLVKGILDDMGVLFPMFHCLSFSFVPRCFNRTAHDLAKRAMRGT; encoded by the coding sequence ATGTGTGCGGCTGACGATGGGAGAATGGAATCCAGAGCACACCTTTTTAGGGACTGTAGTGTCGCTCAGCGTATTTGGGCTTCTTTGGATTTGGGCATACGGGTTAATTGCGCACCGTCTATGGATATTGGAGATTGGATTGTTAATTGGATGTCTTTTCTGGGTAAGTTGGAGGGTGCAATTCCTAGACTGATTAAATTTTTGGGAACCTTGTGGTGCTTATGGGTAGTTCGAAATAGGGTGGTGTTTCAGGAAGCTACTTTTCATCCTCAGATGTTCTATGGTATATGGCGAAGTGCAGTGGATGTAGTGTTAGAGGCGTGGGAAGAGGGGGATAAGGTACGGGGTGTGGATAAGGAAGTTGGGGGCAGTTTGACTTATTCGCCCATGGAACCCATGGAACCGAGGGATGGTCACCCCTTTTACGTGGTTGGTGCGGCATCTTCTTGTGCCACCATAAAGGTTATGGTTGATGCGAGGTGGAAGTCGGTTAAGGAGGCCGCCATTGGATGGGTGGCAATTGCGGCAGATGGAACCACTCTTTTTCATAGAGGTATCAAAATAAAGGCGCAATCCGCGATGCAGGCTGAAGCTATTGGGCTGAAGGATGTCTTGATTTGGGCAAGGGACCAAGGGATTCGACACTTAGATGTATCAACGGATTGCCTCAAGCTACTGCTCCAAATAACTGGAAGGGAACTGATGCATCACCTTGTAAAGGGGATTCTAGATGATATGGGCGTTTTATTTCCGATGTTCCATTGTTTAAGTTTTTCTTTTGTTCCTAGATGCTTTAATAGGACCGCTCATGACCTTGCTAAGAGGGCCATGAGAGGGACGTAG
- the LOC141657875 gene encoding uncharacterized protein LOC141657875 — MGTISYKLVYGKAYHLPVELEHKAWWALKEMNFDIDAAGETRFLQMSELEELRMETYESSRIYQDQTKNWHDAKIVEKKISVGDLVLLFNLKVKVFPGKLHSRWSGSFKVMDISSYDAFELWSEEGGSFKVNGQRVKRYYQGDKLGTVEILYLGEPLPNKEIV, encoded by the coding sequence ATGGGGACGATATCGTACAAACTTGTGTATGGCAAGGCTTATCATTTACCCGTCGAACTAGAGCATAAGGCATGGTGGGCTCTTAAGGAGATGAACTTTGACATTGATGCCGCCGGCGAAACGAGGTTCCTCCAAATGAGTGAACTAGAGGAGTTGAGAATGGAAACTTATGAAAGCTCAAGAATCTACCAGGACCAAACCAAGAACTGGCATGATGCCAAAATTGTGGAAAAGAAGATAAGTGTGGGAGACCTAGTGCTTCTATTCAATTTAAAAGTAAAAGTATTCCCCGGCAAGCTCCACTCTAGATGGTCGGGATCTTTCAAAGTAATGGACATCTCTTCATATGATGCTTTTGAGCTTTGGAGCGAAGAAGGTGGAAGCTTCAAAGTAAATGGCCAAAGGGTGAAGAGATACTACCAAGGAGATAAGCTAGGAACCGTTGAAATTCTCTACCTCGGGGAACCGCTTCCCAATAAGGAAATCGTCTAA
- the LOC141657892 gene encoding uncharacterized protein LOC141657892, translated as MNMPTYSKFLKDILTNKRTLGDQQMMAMEEECSALLLNKLPHKLGDPGSFSIPCVVGVVPISRALCDLGASVSVLPLKVAKKIDICDLISTNMTLQLADRSVKRPLGVHEDVPVKVGKYLIPATLLSSTLRRIATPPSS; from the coding sequence ATGAACATGCCAACCTATTCCAAGTTTTTAAAGGATATCTTGACTAATAAGAGGACCTTGGGTGACCAACAAATGATGGCTATGGAAGAAGAGTGTAGTGCTCTACTTCTAAACAAATTGCCACATAAACTTGGTGACCCGGGGAGCTTCTCCATACCTTGTGTGGTTGGTGTTGTTCCAATATCAagagctttatgtgatttaggggcaaGTGTAAGTGTACTTCCCTTGAAAGTTGCCAAGAAAATTGATATTTGTGATTTAATTTCGACAAAtatgactctccaattggcggataggtccgtcaaaCGCCCCTTGGGGGTGCATGAGGatgtacccgtcaaagttggaaAGTACTTGATTCCTGCGACATTGTTATCCTCGACATTACGGAGGATAGCCACACccccatcatcctag